In Mycobacterium branderi, the DNA window CGTCCGCGTCGGTCAGGTCGAGCGCGGCGGCCTCGGCGGCGATCACCCGCTCGGTCACGATCAGCTGGGTCAGCCAGCGCCGCAGTTGGCGTCCCTCGCTGGTGTCCGCCTTGGGCAGCGCTGCCGCCAAGGGGCTGTCGCGCAGCCGGGCTTCGCGGGCGTCGACCTCGTCGACCGGGACGTCGGCGCCGCCGACGGTTGCGACGATCATCGGACCGTCACCCTTACCGCGGGCGAATAGAGCAGGTGGCCGGCGCAGCCCACCCGGACCAGCGCCCACCACTCGCCCGGCTCGACCCGGGCAGGCGGCCCGACGTCGAAGCCGAGCTCGACGGCGCCGCGCGCGGGCAGCACCGCGCCTTGCGTGGCCGGGCCGAGCCATTCCCAGGTGTCCCACGGGCTGATCAGGTGGGCCTCCAGCGCCAGCTCCGCGCATGCCTCGGTGCCGACGGTGACGGTCAACCGTGCCGAATCGCCTGCGCTGACGTCGATGTCGGACAGCTCGTCGACGAAGTAGGCCAGCCGGCTGTCGACGCCGCCGACGGTCACCACGGCGATGTCCTCGACCACCTGGCGCCAGGCGGGCGGCACATCATCGCCGGTGACGTGCAGCTGTGCCCGCAGCGGGTATAGCCCGGGTTCGGCGCGTGGTGGAATCGCCACCCTCACATCGGTTTCCCGGTATTCGCCGGGCTGCAAGGTGAATGGCAGCTCGGCGGGCGTGGCCGTCCAGCCGGGTGGGCAGCGCAGTGCGACGCGGCCCGTCATCGGTGCGTCGGTGCAGTCGCTGGCCACGGTCAGGCGCAGAACGACCTCGTCGCCGGCGGCGTTGAGCCGCTGCGGGTGCAGGTGAGCGACGGCAGGCAGGCCGCCGAGCGGGGCCGGCCCCCGGTTGTGCAGCCAGTACCGGGCATACAGCGGTTGGGCATTCTCGGCATCCAGCCCGTGGGCGGTGCCGCCGGAAATCCTGGCCATATCGAGTCGAGCCAGCGCAGTGGCGATCTGGTAGCCGTGCAGCGCGGTGAGGTGTCGATGCTGCCGGGGTGTTTCCAGCAGGTCGGCCGGTCGAAGCTCCGAGAGCGTGCCGAGCGGCGAGCGTATGTCGACTTTGGTTGCGGCGCCGTGCATTTCGACGAGCCGCAGGGCGATCGAATGAGGGTCGACGGGTCGGGCGCTGCCGCGGGCCAGCGGGTTGCCCGCGGCTTTCAGCGCGCCGAGCTGCACGGCGCCGGCGGGCTCGATCTGCAACAGGGAGCCGGTCGCTGGCAGGCCACCGGTTGCCCCGAGACACGCGAGCAGTGGATGCCCGAATTCTGCGCTACGCGAGGGGATTTGGGTTTGGCGCCAATCGCTGGTCCCGGAGACCAGCGCGTAGTCGAAGGTGTGGGTCCAGTGCTGCAGCTGAAAGTTGGACCCGTCCGGCGCGGTGCGGCGCGGTTCGTCGGTCCAGACGCCGGACGGCCACCCGGTGCACGATCGCATCAGCGCGGTGTGCAGTGTGCCGTCGGCGTCGACGGCGAAACTGGGTACCCCGCGGTTGAGCAGGGCGACGGTGCGCGAATCGAACGGCTGCATCCCCGACGGGGCCTGTTGGGTGACAACGATTTCGGCGTCGGCGAGATCGTCGGTCACCGACGCGATCGCGGGGCCGAGGTCGGTGTCGTCACGGCCGGCGATCACCAGTACCGGCAGCGCCCGCGGGTCGCGCAGGTCGGCGTCGGGCACCCATGTCGTCGCCAGCGGTGCCGCTGCCGGCACCCAGACCCGGGCCCGACCGGTCTCGGCGAGCTGGCGGTCCAGCTCGACGCTGTACGCCGGATCTGCAGCCGCCAGAACGGCTTTGGTGAACGCATTCTGGCCCGGCCCGCCCAGTGCGATGCGGGTGTCGGGGAGATTGGAGTCGACGTTGAGGTAGCCGTAGCGTGGCTTGTCGGCGCTGCTGCAGGTGGCGGTGACCCCGGCACGGACCAGCGCCACCATCAGTTCGCGGGCCAACTCACCCGACCACGCTTCGCTGGGCGACACCACCTCGGCCACCGACACCGCGTGCACGTGGTCGCCCAAGCGAACCCGCACGGCCGACGACAGCCCGAACCAGCCGTAGGCGGGGTTGTCCAGCGTCCACGGATGCTCCGCCGTATCGACCGACCGATCGCCGTTGTGCAGCAACGCGAAACCGCGCCCGACGACGGCGTCACCGACCTCGCTGACCGGCATAGCGCCGGGCACCGGACACGGCCAGCGCAGCCGCAGCAGGCGGTCAGCGCCGGTGAACTCGTGCACTGTCGTACGGCAGTCCACCCGGGCAATTCCCTGCCACAAGGTCAGCACCTGGGTGTAGCGCAGCAGCGTGCCGATCCGGCCGCGCACGACCAGCCGCTGGCCGACGGGGCTGCGATACGCCTGCACGTCGGCCGAGGCTTCCGACGAGCACACCACCGGCCCCTTGGGCAGTAGGTGCCACGGGCCTTCGCCGCCGGTCGGATGAGCGGGGTATTCCTCGTAGACGGCAAGCTCGTTGCCCACCCGGCCGTCGGCGATCAGCTCCCGGCCGCCAACTCGTAGTGTCGACACCCCGCCGCCGCGTGCCGGGTCCACGGCCAGCCGGTAGTGGTCGTTGGCAATTTGGTTGCCGGCCAACGGCTCCCAGGCACCAGGCGAGCCGGCGGCCACTCGATACGCCCGCCACCCCAGTGACGGCACGTCGCGGGCCACGAACGTGACCGAGCCATTGTCGACAACCGACGGCACCTCTGCTCCGTCGGAAGTCATGATGCCGCTGCTGACAGGGACGGTGACTACGTCGGTCCGGTTGTGCGCCAACGGATTCCACACGACCACGTCGCCGTCAACCGCGCCGGACAGCACCGCCAGGGACCTGTCCCGGACAGCGCGGCCGAGTTCCCACGCGTCGCGCCAGCCGGTCAACAGGTCAAGGTAGACCTGGTCGGATTCCGAGCCCGTGATGGCGTCGTGGTGGGCACCGTATGCCAGCTGCACCCACGCCTTGGCCAGCGCCGCCTGCGGGTACTCGACACCGCCCAAAACACCTGCGAACACGGCAAATCGCTCGGCCTCCAGGACCGCGTGCTCGGCTGCCCGGTTGGCCTGCTTGGTGTCGATGAACGACACATCCTTGCCGGTGTAGATCGGGTTCATGTCCCGGGTCTGCGGCGACGGCGCCAGCCCGCGGCTATCCAGCTCGGAGCGGACGGCGGCAAAGAATTCCGATGGCAGCGCGCACACGAACCGCGGCCAGGTGTAGCGCGCAGCCCAGTCGCGGTGAATCTCGGTGACCCACTTGTTCGGTGGCGTGTAATCCGTGCCGACCGGCAGCAGCACGTTGCGGGTCAAGGCGACTTTGCGCAAATCCTCGAACAGCCGGTAGGTCGCTTGCTCGGCGTCGGCCAGCGACGTGGCTTCGTCCATCCACCAGCCGGCCGAATAATGCGCGGGCATGTAATGAGTGAGCAGGCCGCGCCCGGACGGGGCGATCCACTCGAACTCGCTGCAGAACTGCATGCCCGAAAGACCGCCGTCGCTGTGCATCGGACCCCACTGGTGGTGCGGCCCACGTGCCCACGAACTCGACGTCAGGCCGGCGTCGGCGGCCATCCCCGGGAACTGCGGGTCGTGGCCGAACACGTCGAGCTGCCAGGCGGTGGCCGGGTCGCTGCCCACCACATCACGCTGAAAACCCATGCCGTGCACCAGGTTCCGGATCGTCGTCTCGGGGCTGGTGAGGTTGGTGTTGGGCTCGTTGTAGGTGCCGCCCATGATCTCGACGCGGCCCTCGTCGATGAACCGCCGCAGGTCGGCGCGATCCTCCGGATGGGTGTCCCAGTACGGCTTGAGGTAATCCACCTCGGCCAGCACGAATTTGTACTCGGGCTCGCGACGGGCCATCTCCAGATGCGCGTGCACCAGCTCGAAGCCGTTGGCCTGCCGGCACCTGCCCGGCGGATCCTCGCGCCACTCGCTGGTGTAGGCACCCTGGGTGTTCCACCACACCGGGTCGTAGTGGAAGTGGCTGATCATGAACATCGTCCAGCCCGGCTCGGCCACGGTGAACGCGAACCCCAGCGAGCTGTCGTCGGCGTGCACCCGCGCGGTGCGCCGCTCACCGACCACCGGATTGTCAACCGCCACAGGCACTTCGACAATAGTTTGGCCGGCCTCGATCCGCGCTTCGCCGGCCAGTCCGGCGCCGTCGACCCATATCGGGATCGGCTCGGCGCAGCCGCTGACCATGATCCGGGCCAGTTGCAGCGGTGCGTCCGGCGGGCCGACGAACAGTTCCGTCGACTCTGCAGCGATGACCTGCACTCCCGCACCCTACGAGGTTGCGCTCGCCCTCGTCACGTCAACGACGACCGGTAGGTGATCCGAAATCGGCAACGGCGGCGTCGCACACGAATCGACGAGCAGGCGGGCGTCGTCGGTGAGGATGTGGTCGAGTTGCCGGTCGGGCGCATCGATCGGGAACGTCTTGGCGGCGGCCAGCGGGCGCATGCCAGTCCAGCGCTGAGGTGTGGGCGGGCTCATGTTGAGGTCGCCCATCAGCACCCGCGGGCCGGGGAAGCCGCGCAGGTCGCGGATCAGCCGCCGCAGCTGCACCCGATTCCAGCCAGGGACGAACGACAGGTGGGTGTTGGCGACGGTCAGCTCGCCCAGGTCGGTGTCGAGCCGGGCCAGCACCGCCGCCCGCGGCTCTTCGTCGACGATCTGCACCCGGCCCGGCCCGGGCAGATACATCGGGAACTTCAGCGGGATCCGCGGCAGCCGCAGCACCTGCCAGCTCAGCGCCGGATACCGGGACAGCAAGGCGATCCCGTAAGCGGCGGTGCCGGGCTGCTCGTCGCCGGTGGCGGCCATCCAGGTCGCCCCCGGCGTCCCGGCGATCGCCGCGACGAACCGGTGGCTGACCGCGCCCATCGCCTCGGCCGCGACGGCGGTGAGATCGGCCCTCGCCGAACGCGGCTGATCGCAGTCCACCTCCTGCAGCGCCAGCACGTCGGCGTCCAACCGCCGGACGCAGTCGGCGAGCCGGTTCACGTCGACGTCGCCGTCGTGCATGCTGCGGCCGTGCAAAATGTTGAACGTCGCCATCCGCATGGGTACTACCTACCCACCATGACCGTATTCGCATCCAATGACGAATTGCGGGAGGCACTGCGGCGCGCGGCCTCGGCGCTCAAGGCGCACGGACCGCAGTTCGCGCTGGCCGGCAGCTACGCGCTGTGGGTGTACGGCGCGCCCGAACCGGTGCACGACGTGGACCTGATTGTCGCCGAGTCCGACGTCGAAGTGGCCGTCAAGACACTCGCCGAGGCCGGCTTCACGATCGACCGCACGCCGGAGGACTGGCTGTTCAAAGCATGCGTGGACAACGCCGTCGTCGACGTGCTGCATCGGATCAACGGCGTTCCGGTCGATGCGGACCTGGTCGGTTCGGGCCAGGAGCGCGACGTGTTGGCCATCCGGATGCCGGTGCTGGCACCGACGCAGGTGGTGATCCAGAAGTTGTGCGCGCTGACCGAACACCATTGCGACTTCGCGTCGCTGCTGCCGTCGGTGCGCGCCGTCCGCGAGCAGGTGGATTGGTACCGGGTGCGCGCCGACACCGTAGGCAACGACTTCGCAGTGGCGTTTCTGGTACTCATCGAGCGGCTCGGGATCACGGCGTGATAAGCACTGACGCATGCCCGCTCTTGCCCCGCCCGTCGCCGACGAACGCAGCGCGCTGCGCGAGTACCTGGCCTATCACCAAAGCGCATACTTCGCGGTGTCCTACGGGCTCACCGACGAACAGGCCCGATCCACGCCGACGGTCAGCGCGCTGTCGATCGGCGGGCTGGTCAAGCACGCCACGGGCATGCAACGCACCTGGATGGCGCGGGTCGCGGCCGCGCCGGACGCGCCGCCCAAGGATCCCCGGCCCTTCGAGGAGATCGCCAAGGAGTACGGCGACCAGCACGTGATGCGGCCCGACGAGACGCTGACCGGGCTGCTGGACGCGTTCAGGGCGCAGAACGCAGAATCGCTGCGGCTGGTGGAGACCGCGGATCTGGATGCGAAAGTTCCTGTCCCCCAAGATATTCCGTGGTTCCCTGAAGGACTTGAGGCGTGGTCGGTGCGCTGGGTGATTCTGCATGTGATCAACGAGCTGGCCCGCCACGCCGGGCATGCCGACATCATCCGGGAAGCCATCGACGGCGCGACGATGTACGAGCTGATCGCCGGCCTGGAGAACTGGGAACCCCGGCCGTGGGTGACGCCCTGGCGCAAAAGTGCTGACGCGTAGCGGCCTCACACGAGGCGACGTCGAGCTGTACTACGAGGACCTCGGCGACCCGGCGGCTCCGCCGGTGCTGCTGATCATGGGCCTCGGCGCGCAGCTTCCGATGTGGCCCGACGGCTTCTGCGCGCGGCTGGTCGACGCCGGCTACCGGGTGATCCGGTTCGACCACCGCGACACCGGCCTGTCGGCCAAGCTGCACGGGCTGCGCGCCGAGGGCTCGGTCTACCGGCGGGCGTGGCGCTATGTCCTGGGCCGGACCAGCCCGGTGCCCTACACGCTGGTTGACATGACGCGCGACGTCGTCGCGCTGCTCGGTCACCTCGACATCGACCGCGCCCACGTCGTCGGCGCCTCGATGGGCGGCATGATCGCCCAGATCCTTGCCGCCACCGAGCCGCGGCGCGTCGCCTCGTTGGGCCTCGTGATGTCTGCCACCGGCAAGCCGTTCTCGGCGCTGCCGGCCTGGCGGGTCATCAAGCTGAGGTTCGACGCGCCGGGCAAGGACGCCTCCGACGAGGACAAGCTGGCCTACGAGGCACGCAACGTCGCGGTGTTCAACGGCCCCCACTTCCTGCCGCCGGCCGACGAGCTGCGCAAGCGCGTCGAGCAGCTCGCCGAGCGCTCTAACTATCCGCCCGGCCGGTTGCGCCAGGTCGACGCGTTGCTGGGCACCGGCAGCCTGCTGGCCTACACCAAGGCGATCACCGCGCCCACGGTGGTGATCCACGGCTCACACGACCCGATGGTGCGCCCGCGCAACGGCCGGGCGCTCGCCGCCGCCATCGGCGGCGCACGG includes these proteins:
- a CDS encoding glycoside hydrolase family 38 N-terminal domain-containing protein; protein product: MQVIAAESTELFVGPPDAPLQLARIMVSGCAEPIPIWVDGAGLAGEARIEAGQTIVEVPVAVDNPVVGERRTARVHADDSSLGFAFTVAEPGWTMFMISHFHYDPVWWNTQGAYTSEWREDPPGRCRQANGFELVHAHLEMARREPEYKFVLAEVDYLKPYWDTHPEDRADLRRFIDEGRVEIMGGTYNEPNTNLTSPETTIRNLVHGMGFQRDVVGSDPATAWQLDVFGHDPQFPGMAADAGLTSSSWARGPHHQWGPMHSDGGLSGMQFCSEFEWIAPSGRGLLTHYMPAHYSAGWWMDEATSLADAEQATYRLFEDLRKVALTRNVLLPVGTDYTPPNKWVTEIHRDWAARYTWPRFVCALPSEFFAAVRSELDSRGLAPSPQTRDMNPIYTGKDVSFIDTKQANRAAEHAVLEAERFAVFAGVLGGVEYPQAALAKAWVQLAYGAHHDAITGSESDQVYLDLLTGWRDAWELGRAVRDRSLAVLSGAVDGDVVVWNPLAHNRTDVVTVPVSSGIMTSDGAEVPSVVDNGSVTFVARDVPSLGWRAYRVAAGSPGAWEPLAGNQIANDHYRLAVDPARGGGVSTLRVGGRELIADGRVGNELAVYEEYPAHPTGGEGPWHLLPKGPVVCSSEASADVQAYRSPVGQRLVVRGRIGTLLRYTQVLTLWQGIARVDCRTTVHEFTGADRLLRLRWPCPVPGAMPVSEVGDAVVGRGFALLHNGDRSVDTAEHPWTLDNPAYGWFGLSSAVRVRLGDHVHAVSVAEVVSPSEAWSGELARELMVALVRAGVTATCSSADKPRYGYLNVDSNLPDTRIALGGPGQNAFTKAVLAAADPAYSVELDRQLAETGRARVWVPAAAPLATTWVPDADLRDPRALPVLVIAGRDDTDLGPAIASVTDDLADAEIVVTQQAPSGMQPFDSRTVALLNRGVPSFAVDADGTLHTALMRSCTGWPSGVWTDEPRRTAPDGSNFQLQHWTHTFDYALVSGTSDWRQTQIPSRSAEFGHPLLACLGATGGLPATGSLLQIEPAGAVQLGALKAAGNPLARGSARPVDPHSIALRLVEMHGAATKVDIRSPLGTLSELRPADLLETPRQHRHLTALHGYQIATALARLDMARISGGTAHGLDAENAQPLYARYWLHNRGPAPLGGLPAVAHLHPQRLNAAGDEVVLRLTVASDCTDAPMTGRVALRCPPGWTATPAELPFTLQPGEYRETDVRVAIPPRAEPGLYPLRAQLHVTGDDVPPAWRQVVEDIAVVTVGGVDSRLAYFVDELSDIDVSAGDSARLTVTVGTEACAELALEAHLISPWDTWEWLGPATQGAVLPARGAVELGFDVGPPARVEPGEWWALVRVGCAGHLLYSPAVRVTVR
- a CDS encoding endonuclease/exonuclease/phosphatase family protein, with amino-acid sequence MRMATFNILHGRSMHDGDVDVNRLADCVRRLDADVLALQEVDCDQPRSARADLTAVAAEAMGAVSHRFVAAIAGTPGATWMAATGDEQPGTAAYGIALLSRYPALSWQVLRLPRIPLKFPMYLPGPGRVQIVDEEPRAAVLARLDTDLGELTVANTHLSFVPGWNRVQLRRLIRDLRGFPGPRVLMGDLNMSPPTPQRWTGMRPLAAAKTFPIDAPDRQLDHILTDDARLLVDSCATPPLPISDHLPVVVDVTRASATS
- a CDS encoding nucleotidyltransferase — translated: MTVFASNDELREALRRAASALKAHGPQFALAGSYALWVYGAPEPVHDVDLIVAESDVEVAVKTLAEAGFTIDRTPEDWLFKACVDNAVVDVLHRINGVPVDADLVGSGQERDVLAIRMPVLAPTQVVIQKLCALTEHHCDFASLLPSVRAVREQVDWYRVRADTVGNDFAVAFLVLIERLGITA
- a CDS encoding DinB family protein, coding for MPALAPPVADERSALREYLAYHQSAYFAVSYGLTDEQARSTPTVSALSIGGLVKHATGMQRTWMARVAAAPDAPPKDPRPFEEIAKEYGDQHVMRPDETLTGLLDAFRAQNAESLRLVETADLDAKVPVPQDIPWFPEGLEAWSVRWVILHVINELARHAGHADIIREAIDGATMYELIAGLENWEPRPWVTPWRKSADA
- a CDS encoding alpha/beta fold hydrolase, whose amino-acid sequence is MLTRSGLTRGDVELYYEDLGDPAAPPVLLIMGLGAQLPMWPDGFCARLVDAGYRVIRFDHRDTGLSAKLHGLRAEGSVYRRAWRYVLGRTSPVPYTLVDMTRDVVALLGHLDIDRAHVVGASMGGMIAQILAATEPRRVASLGLVMSATGKPFSALPAWRVIKLRFDAPGKDASDEDKLAYEARNVAVFNGPHFLPPADELRKRVEQLAERSNYPPGRLRQVDALLGTGSLLAYTKAITAPTVVIHGSHDPMVRPRNGRALAAAIGGARFVVVDGMGHDLPEPVWRPIVETLQENFARRAS